From a single Sulfitobacter faviae genomic region:
- a CDS encoding dihydrodipicolinate synthase family protein, with product MTHDLSKALTGISGILVTPYDPGGEIAPRKLGPIINRALAAGVHIPVVNGNTGEYYALTNDEACTMVREVAQMVDGRAPLLAGVGRGIRDACALAKASAEAGADALMIHQPPDPFVSPRGTVDYVHAVRDASGGLPVMLYLRNDAMGPEGIARLCEVDGVKGVKWATPNPLNLARAIEAAPKDIVWVGGLAEVWAPPLYAVGARGFTSGLINVWPERSVAIHAALDAGNYGEANRLIAGMRAFEDIRAEEHNGTNVTGVKAALMAIGQDCGPTRPPSAWPLTEQQQAVLDQFLKDNQLKGEAA from the coding sequence ATGACACATGATCTTTCGAAAGCGCTTACCGGCATCTCGGGCATCCTCGTGACGCCCTATGACCCGGGCGGAGAGATCGCGCCGCGCAAGCTGGGGCCGATCATTAACCGCGCGCTTGCCGCCGGGGTGCATATCCCGGTGGTGAACGGCAATACCGGCGAATATTACGCGCTGACCAATGACGAGGCCTGCACCATGGTGCGCGAGGTGGCGCAGATGGTCGATGGGCGCGCGCCGCTGCTTGCAGGGGTCGGGCGCGGCATTCGCGATGCCTGTGCGCTGGCCAAGGCAAGCGCCGAGGCGGGGGCGGATGCGCTGATGATCCACCAACCGCCCGATCCCTTCGTCTCTCCCCGTGGTACGGTCGACTATGTGCATGCGGTGCGCGATGCCTCGGGCGGGCTGCCGGTGATGCTGTACCTGCGCAATGACGCGATGGGGCCCGAGGGCATCGCGCGACTGTGCGAGGTCGACGGGGTGAAGGGCGTCAAATGGGCCACGCCGAACCCCTTGAACCTTGCCCGCGCGATCGAAGCTGCGCCAAAAGATATCGTCTGGGTCGGCGGTCTGGCCGAGGTCTGGGCGCCGCCGCTCTATGCCGTGGGGGCGCGGGGCTTCACCTCGGGCCTTATCAACGTCTGGCCCGAGCGCTCGGTCGCCATCCACGCGGCACTCGACGCAGGCAACTACGGCGAAGCGAACCGCCTCATCGCCGGGATGCGCGCCTTTGAGGACATCCGCGCGGAAGAGCATAACGGCACCAATGTCACCGGCGTCAAAGCCGCCCTTATGGCCATCGGACAGGATTGCGGCCCCACGCGCCCGCCTTCCGCATGGCCGCTGACGGAACAGCAGCAGGCGGTGCTGGATCAATTCTTGAAAGACAATCAACTGAAGGGAGAGGCGGCATGA
- the larB gene encoding nickel pincer cofactor biosynthesis protein LarB, translated as MAQIAAIIGDAAAEERRLLLTRLTAEQFAALPADAAQRVDYCMASRTAILGEIGPLASTPRIALVSAGTSDYAPMAEARRTLAYGGMAATEVSDVGVAGLWRLLAREELLREMDVVIVFAGMDAALPSVVAGLVPGVVIGVPTSVGYGVARGGRVALDSILASCAPGVTVVNIDNGYGAATSALRLANMMRRAAAGG; from the coding sequence GTGGCGCAGATCGCCGCCATCATCGGAGACGCGGCAGCAGAGGAACGGCGGCTGTTGCTGACCCGGCTGACGGCAGAGCAGTTCGCCGCGCTGCCCGCCGACGCGGCGCAACGGGTCGATTACTGCATGGCCTCGCGCACCGCCATTTTGGGAGAGATCGGGCCCTTGGCCAGCACCCCGCGCATCGCCCTCGTCAGTGCGGGCACCTCTGATTACGCTCCCATGGCCGAGGCGCGGCGCACGCTGGCCTATGGCGGGATGGCGGCGACCGAGGTTTCGGACGTGGGCGTCGCCGGGCTGTGGCGTCTGCTCGCGCGGGAAGAGTTGCTGCGCGAGATGGATGTGGTGATCGTCTTTGCCGGGATGGACGCGGCGCTGCCCTCGGTCGTGGCCGGGCTGGTGCCGGGGGTGGTCATTGGTGTGCCGACCTCTGTGGGCTATGGTGTCGCCCGCGGCGGGAGGGTCGCGCTCGATTCGATACTTGCCAGCTGCGCGCCGGGGGTGACCGTGGTGAACATCGACAACGGCTATGGGGCTGCAACATCGGCGCTGCGGCTGGCCAATATGATGCGCCGCGCCGCGGCGGGAGGGTAG
- a CDS encoding FadR/GntR family transcriptional regulator, whose translation MTAPKLKIKKRQTLADQLYGQVLEQIVSNKLVQGEKLPSENQIATAFGVSRPVVREALRKLQEDGLVEARRGVGTFVRRRPSEKLIEYATAGSVAGLMRAMEARITIEKATARMAAQRASPKDIARIEAALQTLEASMQARDPSFDADYQFHRAIAAASGNEVFVQMLDCARGSIEQGIDVAQKLTRQGSQARIDVVISEHRQILEAIRAGDSEVAGVSMAYHLLQARARITDHAGIA comes from the coding sequence GTGACAGCACCGAAACTGAAGATCAAGAAGCGCCAGACTTTGGCTGACCAGCTCTACGGGCAGGTTCTTGAGCAGATCGTGTCGAACAAGCTGGTGCAGGGGGAAAAGCTGCCGTCGGAGAATCAGATCGCCACCGCCTTTGGCGTGTCGCGCCCCGTGGTGCGTGAGGCGCTGCGCAAGCTGCAAGAGGACGGTCTGGTCGAAGCGCGGCGCGGCGTGGGCACCTTCGTGCGGCGGCGGCCTTCGGAAAAGCTGATCGAATATGCCACGGCGGGTTCCGTCGCCGGGCTGATGCGCGCCATGGAGGCGCGGATCACGATCGAAAAGGCCACCGCCCGCATGGCCGCACAGCGCGCCAGCCCCAAGGATATCGCCCGGATCGAGGCAGCCTTACAGACGCTGGAGGCATCGATGCAGGCGCGCGATCCTTCCTTTGACGCCGATTACCAATTCCACCGCGCCATCGCGGCGGCCTCGGGCAATGAGGTCTTCGTGCAGATGCTCGATTGCGCCCGCGGTTCGATCGAACAGGGGATCGACGTGGCGCAAAAACTGACCCGTCAAGGCTCCCAAGCCCGGATCGACGTGGTGATCAGCGAACATCGGCAAATCCTCGAAGCGATCCGCGCGGGCGACAGCGAAGTCGCAGGCGTGTCGATGGCCTATCACCTTTTGCAGGCGCGGGCCCGGATCACCGACCACGCCGGTATCGCATGA
- a CDS encoding adenine nucleotide alpha hydrolase — translation MRGAAGVTLCHAVSPAVPAAATARVKDFAATWDLPLKLVDAGEFADPAYRANPVNRCYFCKSNLYGTLARMGPLVAAGTNIDDLSDYRPGLQAAAEHGVLHPFVEAQMSKSDVRALARALGLGDLAELPAAPCLASRIETGLRVEPADLAVIDRVETLLREVMGNITLRCRRLRGGWVVELDPLVYEGLSAQKRAAILTQVRQATDDGRAVDLRAYLRGSAFVHH, via the coding sequence GTGCGCGGCGCGGCGGGCGTGACGCTTTGCCATGCGGTCTCACCCGCCGTTCCGGCGGCGGCAACCGCGCGGGTGAAGGATTTCGCCGCCACTTGGGACCTGCCGCTGAAGCTGGTCGACGCGGGGGAGTTCGCCGATCCCGCCTATCGCGCGAACCCGGTCAATCGCTGTTATTTCTGCAAATCGAACCTCTATGGCACCTTGGCGCGGATGGGGCCGCTGGTGGCGGCGGGCACCAATATCGATGACCTGTCGGACTACCGTCCCGGCCTACAAGCCGCGGCGGAGCACGGCGTGTTGCACCCTTTCGTCGAGGCGCAGATGTCCAAGTCGGATGTGCGCGCCTTGGCCCGCGCGCTCGGGCTGGGGGATCTGGCGGAACTGCCAGCCGCCCCCTGTTTGGCCAGCCGGATCGAGACCGGTCTGCGGGTGGAGCCGGCGGATCTGGCGGTGATCGACCGGGTAGAGACCCTGCTGCGTGAGGTCATGGGCAATATCACCCTGCGCTGCCGACGCCTGCGCGGGGGTTGGGTGGTCGAGCTTGATCCGCTTGTCTATGAGGGCCTCTCCGCCCAGAAACGTGCAGCGATATTGACGCAGGTTCGGCAGGCCACGGATGACGGGCGCGCGGTCGATCTGCGGGCCTATTTAAGAGGAAGTGCATTTGTCCATCACTAA
- a CDS encoding FadR/GntR family transcriptional regulator codes for MAANLQATAPLVDGATLSDQVTEVLRHNVVNGVWNVGDVLPSETTLASDFDVSRTVIREAVSRLKAEGMLSSRQGRGPLSPATGPVRALRFPNVIWKASASLNRS; via the coding sequence ATGGCTGCAAATCTTCAGGCGACCGCGCCCCTCGTCGATGGTGCCACGCTGAGCGATCAGGTGACGGAGGTGCTGCGCCACAACGTGGTGAACGGCGTGTGGAACGTGGGCGATGTGCTGCCCTCCGAAACCACATTGGCCAGCGATTTCGACGTGAGCCGCACGGTGATCCGCGAGGCGGTGTCGCGCCTTAAGGCCGAAGGCATGTTGTCGAGCCGTCAGGGCCGGGGGCCTTTGTCGCCAGCGACCGGCCCCGTCAGGGCTTTGCGATTCCCGAACGTGATATGGAAAGCCAGCGCAAGCTTGAACAGATCCTAG
- a CDS encoding aldehyde dehydrogenase (NADP(+)), whose product MTADSKRFHPHGKHLIAGEWVGGGETFANSPATGESDQFQSGTPAHVDRACQAAEEAFWSYAYASRETRAAFLDTIADEMEARAETITEIGTRESGLPEARLQGERGRTTGQLRLFADHIRKGAHLDRRVDGALPERQPMPRPDIRMIQRPIGPVAVFGASNFPLAFSTAGGDTAAALAAGCPVVVKGHSAHPGTGEIVAEAIHAAIQKCGIHPGVFSLIHANSREVGQTLVQHPLIKAVGFTGSLGGGRALFDLCAQRPEPIPFFGELGSVNPMFVLADAARNRGAEIGAGWAGSLTMGAGQFCTNPGIAVVAKGAEGDAFVAAAKEALEQVGPQVMLTDGIAKAYRDGKERFTGRNAVRALVSNDSEGRAAQPNLFETDADTYLQDHALGEEVFGPLGLVLRVSSGDEMQELAKGFEGQLTATLQMDEGDTDAAKALMPILERKAGRVLVNGFPTGVEVCDAMVHGGPYPASTNFGATSVGTMAIRRFLRPVSYQNLPEALLPEDLRGLRHERRVDRPRRRARRDAAGHARQGARLCRRARPALCGLLLGRSLCRSGKGGSLYRPTRAGASG is encoded by the coding sequence ATGACCGCGGACAGCAAGAGATTTCACCCCCACGGCAAACATCTGATCGCCGGCGAATGGGTCGGCGGCGGAGAGACCTTCGCCAATTCCCCCGCCACCGGCGAAAGCGACCAATTCCAAAGCGGCACCCCGGCCCATGTGGACCGTGCCTGCCAAGCGGCGGAGGAGGCCTTTTGGTCCTACGCCTATGCCAGCCGCGAGACCCGCGCCGCCTTCCTCGACACCATCGCGGATGAGATGGAGGCCCGAGCCGAGACCATTACCGAGATCGGCACCCGCGAATCCGGCCTGCCCGAAGCCCGCCTTCAGGGCGAGCGGGGGCGGACAACCGGGCAGCTTCGCCTCTTTGCCGATCACATCCGCAAAGGCGCGCATCTGGACCGGCGCGTTGACGGCGCCCTGCCCGAACGCCAACCAATGCCGCGCCCCGACATCCGCATGATCCAGCGCCCCATCGGGCCGGTCGCGGTCTTCGGCGCGTCGAACTTCCCGCTGGCCTTCTCTACCGCGGGCGGCGACACCGCCGCGGCGCTGGCGGCGGGCTGCCCAGTCGTGGTCAAAGGCCACTCCGCCCACCCCGGCACGGGGGAGATCGTTGCCGAAGCGATCCACGCGGCGATCCAGAAATGCGGCATCCACCCCGGCGTCTTCTCTCTGATCCACGCCAACAGCCGCGAGGTGGGGCAGACGCTGGTGCAGCATCCGCTCATCAAGGCCGTGGGCTTTACCGGATCGCTCGGCGGGGGGCGCGCGCTCTTTGATCTTTGCGCCCAACGCCCCGAGCCGATCCCCTTCTTTGGCGAGTTGGGCTCGGTGAACCCGATGTTCGTTTTGGCCGATGCCGCCCGCAATCGGGGCGCTGAGATCGGCGCGGGCTGGGCCGGCTCGCTGACCATGGGCGCGGGGCAGTTCTGCACCAACCCCGGCATCGCGGTCGTGGCCAAAGGGGCCGAAGGCGATGCATTCGTCGCCGCCGCGAAAGAGGCGCTTGAGCAGGTCGGCCCGCAGGTCATGCTGACCGACGGCATCGCCAAAGCCTACCGCGACGGCAAGGAACGTTTCACCGGGCGCAACGCCGTCCGCGCACTGGTCAGCAACGACAGCGAAGGCCGCGCCGCCCAGCCGAACTTGTTTGAAACCGACGCCGATACCTACCTGCAAGACCACGCGCTTGGGGAGGAGGTCTTTGGCCCCTTGGGTCTGGTGCTGCGGGTGTCCTCGGGCGATGAGATGCAAGAGCTCGCCAAAGGGTTCGAGGGGCAATTGACCGCGACGCTCCAGATGGACGAAGGCGACACCGACGCCGCCAAGGCGCTGATGCCCATTCTTGAGCGCAAGGCGGGCCGGGTGTTGGTGAACGGTTTCCCCACCGGGGTCGAGGTTTGTGACGCCATGGTGCATGGCGGCCCCTACCCGGCCTCCACCAACTTCGGCGCGACCTCTGTCGGCACCATGGCGATCCGCCGCTTCCTGCGACCCGTGTCCTACCAAAACCTGCCCGAGGCGCTATTGCCCGAAGACCTGCGCGGGCTTCGGCATGAGCGGCGGGTTGATCGGCCCCGTCGCCGTGCTCGACGCGATGCCGCAGGACATGCAAGACAAGGTGCGCGGCTATGCCGAAGGGCTCGACCTGCGCTTTGCGGCCTCCTTCTCGGAAGAAGCCTTTGCCGAAGCGGTAAAGGGGGCAGCCTATATCGTCCCACGCGGGCGGGGGCTTCCGGCTGA
- a CDS encoding lactate racemase domain-containing protein yields MSEGTAQMKPNYVKLVEDTPLPRMALCRQTFAATQIDDPRAAVAEAMQADCAGKIKPGMSIAITAGSRGLANLPELLAAIVAEVRARGAHPFVVPAMGSHGGATAEGQTALLAKLGVTEESLGCEIRSSMETDEIGVLDNGMSVRMDRHANAADGIILFNRIKPHTSFRAPNESGLAKMLSIGLGKQSGAETCHSRGIDNVGIFVAKMARMKLERCKVLFGIGTIENAYDGLAQVVALDSDGMLEAEAPYLQEAMRNMPRLPLGPLDAPSASGDLDVLVVDEIGKEFSGTGMDPNITHRFSSEKMQVHLHISRLVALGLSPRSNGNGNGAARADVITQRLEQDFDREAVYANAITSQVLKQSKIPMVMPCDRTAIQTAVKTCGAEDITKVRLLRIPNTLKLEYLYASEAMLPELRDRPGLEVIGDLQEMQFDDGLLRNPWPEGH; encoded by the coding sequence ATGTCAGAGGGGACAGCGCAGATGAAACCGAACTATGTGAAACTGGTCGAGGATACGCCGCTGCCGCGCATGGCGCTCTGCCGTCAGACCTTTGCCGCGACCCAGATCGACGACCCGCGCGCCGCCGTGGCGGAGGCGATGCAGGCCGATTGCGCAGGCAAGATCAAACCGGGCATGTCCATCGCCATCACCGCAGGCAGCCGCGGGCTGGCGAACCTGCCGGAACTGCTGGCCGCCATCGTGGCCGAGGTCCGCGCGCGCGGGGCGCATCCCTTTGTCGTGCCCGCCATGGGCAGCCACGGCGGCGCCACCGCAGAGGGGCAGACCGCGCTGCTGGCGAAACTGGGCGTGACCGAAGAGAGCCTCGGTTGCGAAATCCGCTCTTCGATGGAAACCGATGAGATCGGCGTGCTCGACAACGGCATGTCGGTGCGGATGGACCGCCACGCCAATGCCGCCGATGGGATTATCCTGTTCAACCGGATCAAGCCGCATACCTCTTTCCGCGCGCCGAACGAAAGCGGGCTGGCCAAAATGCTCTCGATCGGGCTGGGCAAGCAATCGGGCGCCGAGACCTGCCATTCGCGCGGCATCGACAACGTCGGCATCTTCGTGGCCAAAATGGCGCGGATGAAGCTGGAACGTTGCAAGGTGCTTTTCGGCATCGGCACGATTGAGAATGCCTATGATGGGCTGGCGCAGGTTGTGGCGCTCGACAGCGACGGGATGCTGGAGGCCGAAGCGCCCTATCTGCAAGAGGCGATGCGCAACATGCCCCGTCTGCCGTTGGGGCCGCTGGACGCGCCTTCGGCCTCGGGCGATCTGGACGTGCTGGTGGTGGATGAGATCGGCAAGGAGTTCTCTGGCACCGGGATGGACCCCAATATCACCCATCGGTTTTCAAGCGAGAAGATGCAGGTCCATCTGCATATCTCGCGGCTGGTGGCGCTTGGCCTGTCGCCGCGCAGCAATGGCAACGGCAATGGCGCGGCGCGGGCGGATGTGATCACGCAGCGGTTGGAGCAGGACTTCGACCGCGAGGCGGTCTATGCCAATGCCATCACCTCACAAGTGTTGAAGCAGTCAAAAATCCCGATGGTCATGCCCTGCGACCGCACCGCGATCCAGACGGCGGTCAAGACCTGCGGGGCCGAGGATATCACCAAGGTCCGGCTGCTGCGCATCCCCAACACGCTGAAGCTTGAGTATCTCTATGCCTCCGAGGCGATGCTGCCGGAACTGCGCGACCGTCCGGGGCTTGAGGTGATTGGCGATCTGCAAGAGATGCAGTTCGACGACGGCCTGCTGCGCAACCCTTGGCCGGAGGGGCATTGA
- a CDS encoding NIPSNAP family protein, translating to MIYDHRTYCCRPGTIKKHLALYAEFGFPAQRRILGEPVIYAQVETGDVNSFVHIWAYEDAADRAARRAQMAADPEWQAYLKKSAEAGYLVSQTNKILLPVPLEG from the coding sequence ATGATCTACGACCACCGCACCTATTGCTGCCGCCCCGGCACGATCAAGAAACACCTCGCGCTCTATGCCGAATTCGGCTTCCCGGCGCAGCGCCGCATCTTGGGCGAGCCGGTGATCTATGCGCAGGTCGAGACGGGGGACGTCAATTCCTTCGTGCATATCTGGGCCTATGAGGACGCTGCCGACCGTGCGGCCCGTCGGGCGCAGATGGCGGCGGATCCTGAGTGGCAGGCCTATCTCAAGAAAAGCGCCGAGGCGGGGTATTTGGTGAGCCAGACCAATAAGATCCTGTTGCCCGTACCGCTTGAGGGTTAA
- a CDS encoding TAXI family TRAP transporter solute-binding subunit: MSPFFKSIRRTTAATILFAVAGAAAHAQSFVMATGQQGGSWYPVGGAIKAIVERENPDMDITVTPGAGVSNVVGVDAGRFGIAFANSISTVDSLSGKEPFRKATTNVCNLGILYPQYFQIVALEDSGIKTIADMKGKRLTTQQLGNTGEFLTRELLSTADMTFDDLDSVANTSYSDSASQMKDGQADFFTLGSSLPTGSVMDLASSRKIRLIDVDEETFQYFKDKNAAFQRREVKAGAYPGFDETVHAISYDTHMVAPCDYDGEIVKSVLAAIADNNDSFAAISKSMANLTVEEMATDIGVPFHPAAKEFYAERGVSGM, translated from the coding sequence ATGTCACCGTTCTTCAAATCGATCCGCCGCACCACAGCGGCCACCATCCTTTTCGCCGTCGCAGGCGCCGCCGCCCATGCGCAGAGCTTTGTCATGGCGACCGGCCAGCAGGGCGGCTCGTGGTATCCCGTGGGCGGCGCGATCAAGGCGATCGTGGAGCGTGAGAACCCAGATATGGACATCACCGTCACGCCGGGTGCGGGCGTGTCGAATGTGGTCGGCGTGGACGCGGGCCGCTTTGGCATCGCCTTCGCCAACTCGATCTCGACCGTGGACAGCCTGTCGGGCAAAGAGCCGTTCCGCAAGGCCACGACCAATGTCTGCAACCTTGGCATTCTTTATCCGCAGTATTTCCAGATCGTCGCGCTTGAGGATTCGGGCATCAAGACCATCGCCGACATGAAGGGCAAACGCCTGACCACGCAGCAGCTTGGCAACACGGGCGAATTCCTGACACGCGAGCTTTTGTCGACCGCCGACATGACCTTTGATGACCTCGACAGCGTCGCCAACACCTCCTATTCCGACTCCGCCTCGCAGATGAAAGACGGTCAGGCCGATTTCTTCACGCTCGGGTCGTCGCTGCCGACAGGTTCGGTCATGGATCTGGCCTCCTCCCGCAAGATCCGCCTGATCGACGTGGATGAAGAGACCTTCCAGTACTTCAAAGACAAGAACGCCGCCTTCCAGCGCCGCGAAGTCAAGGCAGGCGCTTACCCCGGTTTCGATGAGACCGTGCATGCGATCAGCTACGACACCCATATGGTCGCGCCCTGCGACTATGACGGTGAGATCGTCAAATCCGTGCTCGCCGCGATTGCCGACAACAACGACAGCTTCGCCGCGATCAGCAAATCCATGGCGAACCTGACGGTCGAGGAAATGGCCACCGACATCGGCGTGCCCTTCCACCCCGCCGCGAAAGAGTTCTACGCAGAGCGTGGCGTCTCGGGGATGTAA
- a CDS encoding ribonuclease activity regulator RraA — translation MSPELREKLQAVSVATLATALYKRGLRNQVVQGVGPVAAKGRNMVGPAFTLRYMPAREDRNQLVEFRNPEHPQRVAIETCPEGHVLVMDSRKDARAASAGDILITRLMMRGAAGVVTDGGLRDAATIGALEIPAYHARPSSPTNLTLHEAIEINCPVGCGDAPVFPGDIVVGDDDCVIIIPADIAEEVADEAVEMTAYEDFVVEQVKDGAGIIGLYPGTKQENLDKFAAWRKANNR, via the coding sequence ATGAGCCCCGAACTACGCGAGAAACTTCAAGCGGTCTCGGTCGCGACATTGGCGACGGCGCTGTACAAGCGCGGGCTGCGCAATCAGGTGGTGCAGGGGGTCGGTCCGGTTGCCGCCAAGGGGCGCAACATGGTCGGCCCCGCCTTTACCCTGCGCTATATGCCTGCCCGCGAAGACCGCAACCAATTGGTCGAATTCCGCAATCCCGAGCATCCGCAGCGCGTCGCGATCGAGACCTGCCCCGAGGGCCATGTGCTGGTAATGGACAGCCGCAAGGATGCCCGCGCGGCAAGCGCCGGTGACATCCTGATCACACGGCTGATGATGCGCGGCGCGGCGGGTGTGGTGACCGACGGGGGCTTGCGCGATGCGGCGACCATCGGCGCGCTTGAGATCCCCGCCTATCACGCGCGCCCCTCCAGCCCTACGAACCTGACGCTGCATGAGGCGATTGAGATCAACTGCCCCGTGGGCTGCGGCGATGCCCCCGTCTTTCCCGGTGATATCGTGGTGGGCGACGACGACTGCGTGATCATCATCCCCGCGGATATCGCCGAAGAGGTGGCAGATGAGGCTGTCGAGATGACCGCCTATGAGGATTTCGTGGTGGAGCAGGTCAAGGATGGCGCCGGGATCATCGGGCTCTACCCCGGCACCAAGCAAGAGAATCTTGATAAGTTCGCCGCGTGGCGCAAGGCCAACAACCGCTGA
- a CDS encoding GntR family transcriptional regulator — translation MTASKKPAAQSAQTLAKSILGGGADLGMFEGGPTGRGVYATLRDQIVRLDLPPGTPLLRAELAETHGVSLTPLRDALQQLAKEGLVKIYPQSRTLVTPIDMSAIREAQFMRIALETEVVRRLADEIAPEALTRLRSIVALQSSISDQPGDVPTFQELDEVFHQTLFVAAGHVQSQRIMRSHAGHLERLRRLHLDDIDEAGRILNNKDVIAGHSRILDGIEAGDAPAAMEALRQHLQRTVDRMTEKRAAFPEYFTPEKP, via the coding sequence ATGACCGCATCGAAGAAACCCGCCGCGCAGAGCGCACAGACCCTTGCCAAAAGCATCCTTGGCGGTGGGGCCGACTTGGGTATGTTTGAGGGCGGGCCGACGGGACGCGGGGTTTACGCCACCCTGCGCGATCAGATCGTGAGGCTGGACCTGCCGCCCGGCACGCCGCTGTTGCGCGCCGAACTGGCCGAGACCCATGGCGTCAGCCTGACGCCGCTGCGCGATGCGCTGCAACAGTTGGCCAAAGAAGGGCTGGTCAAGATCTACCCGCAATCGCGCACGCTGGTCACACCGATCGACATGTCGGCGATCCGCGAGGCGCAGTTCATGCGCATCGCGCTTGAGACCGAGGTCGTGCGCCGTTTGGCCGATGAGATCGCGCCCGAAGCCCTCACCCGTCTGCGCAGCATCGTCGCCTTGCAAAGCAGCATCTCGGACCAACCCGGCGATGTGCCGACCTTTCAGGAATTGGACGAGGTGTTTCACCAGACCCTCTTCGTGGCGGCGGGCCATGTGCAAAGCCAGCGCATCATGCGCAGTCATGCGGGCCACTTGGAACGCCTGCGCCGCCTGCATCTGGACGACATTGATGAGGCCGGGCGCATTCTGAACAACAAGGACGTGATCGCCGGCCACAGCCGCATCCTCGATGGGATCGAAGCGGGCGATGCGCCCGCGGCGATGGAGGCACTGCGCCAGCACCTGCAACGCACCGTCGACCGGATGACCGAGAAACGGGCGGCTTTCCCGGAGTATTTCACCCCGGAAAAGCCCTGA
- a CDS encoding FadR/GntR family transcriptional regulator → MESQRKLEQILELRMGLEIEAAAIAAARATPEARAEIERAAAAYDQSNKIGGPAVAAGVTADLDFHRAVCEATGNSYYLSLFNYLVASLRETMLAGRLQALKRGGESRDAIQEHYDIAASIAEGDAERARQRMRDHLQMSSGRLLAQLKTEDGLAE, encoded by the coding sequence ATGGAAAGCCAGCGCAAGCTTGAACAGATCCTAGAGCTGCGCATGGGGCTTGAGATCGAAGCCGCTGCCATCGCCGCCGCCCGCGCCACCCCCGAGGCCCGCGCAGAGATTGAGCGTGCCGCCGCCGCCTATGACCAAAGCAACAAGATCGGCGGCCCGGCAGTGGCGGCAGGGGTCACTGCCGACCTCGATTTTCACCGCGCGGTTTGCGAGGCGACGGGCAACAGCTATTACCTCAGCCTGTTCAACTACCTTGTCGCCAGCCTGCGCGAGACGATGCTGGCCGGGCGGCTGCAAGCGCTGAAACGCGGTGGAGAAAGCCGTGACGCGATTCAAGAGCATTACGACATCGCCGCCTCTATCGCCGAGGGTGACGCGGAACGCGCCCGCCAGCGGATGCGCGACCACCTCCAGATGTCAAGCGGGCGGCTTTTGGCACAGCTCAAGACTGAGGACGGATTGGCGGAGTGA